One genomic region from Sciurus carolinensis chromosome 2, mSciCar1.2, whole genome shotgun sequence encodes:
- the LOC124976485 gene encoding olfactory receptor 4F21-like, which yields MKGGNYSMVSEIVLVGLTSSLELQLVLFLVFSVFYTAGILGNVFIVLTVISDSHLHSPLYFLLANLSFIDMWVSSIAVPKMISDLFKERKVISFQGCIAQMFFLHVFGGTEMVLLITMALDRYVAICKPLHYLTLMSFRTCSLLLMVAWTTGIIHSLIQIIFVVKLPFCGPNKIDSFYCDLPRFIKLACTVTYRLELMVTANSGFISLGTFLILIISYIFILVTVRQHSSGGLSKALSTLSAHITVMVLFFGPCIFVYSCPFLAVPVDKFLAIFDVIVTPFLNPVIYTFRNKEMKVAMRRLFRQLLNSQKLF from the coding sequence ATGAAGGGAGGAAATTATTCAATGGTATCTGAGATCGTGTTGGTGGGACTCACCAGTTCTTTGGAGTTACAACTTGTCctctttctggttttctctgtGTTCTATACAGCAGGTATTTTAGGAAATGTCTTCATTGTGCTCACAGTGATCTCTGATTCCCATTTACACTCCCCCCTGTACTTCTTACTAGCCAACCTCTCCTTTATTGACATGTGGGTTTCCTCCATTGCAGTTCCTAAGATGATTTCTGAtcttttcaaggaaagaaaagtcatttcTTTTCAAGGCTGCATTGCCCAGATGTTCTTCCTTCATGTCTTTGGAGGAACTGAGATGGTGCTGCTCATAACCATGGCCCTTGACCGATACGTTGCTATATGTAAGCCTCTCCATTACCTGACCCTCATGAGCTTCAGAACTTGCAGTTTACTCTTGATGGTAGCCTGGACCACTGGAATCATTCACTCATTGATCCAAATAATATTTGTTGTAAAACTACCATTCTGTGGCCCCAACAAAATAGACAGCTTTTATTGTGATCTTCCTCGATTTATTAAGCTTGCTTGCACAGTCACCTACAGATTGGAGCTTATGGTCACTGCTAATAGTGGCTTCATCTCTCTGGGaacttttctcattttgattATCTCCTATATTTTCATCTTGGTCACTGTTAGGCAGCATTCATCAGGTGGCCTATCCAAGGCTCTTTCTACATTGtcagctcacatcacagtgatGGTCTTATTTTTTGGTCCATGTATCTTTGTGTATTCATGTCCATTTCTTGCAGTGCCTGTGGATAAATTCCTTGCCATTTTTGATGTAATAGTTACTCCATTTCTGAACCCTGTCATATATACTTTTAGGAACAAAGAGATGAAGGTGGCAATGAGGAGACTATTCCGCCAATTGTTGAATTCCCAGAAGTTGTTTTAA